ATGAAAGCGAGCCAGATTCTGAAGCTGTATTATCCGTCTTCTCGGGTCAGAAGGGCGTACTGAAGGTTCGCACGCATGGAGGCTGAGTCCAGGTTGCGGCTGTCGGCAGTCCTACGCTATGCGGTCTGCGCCGCGGCCTTGGCGTGGCTCTATCACAAGACCGACTGGGGCCAGTTCAAGCAGGTTCTGGTCAGTGCAGATTGGCGGCTGGCCCTGCTGGCAATGCTGGTCTTCGGTCCCGCGGTGCTGCTCATCTCGGTTCGCCTGAAGGTGCTCCTGGCCGTCCAACAGGTCCATCTGTCCGTGTGGCAAGCCGTGAAGGTCACCTTCGCCGGGAACTTCGTGATCAGCGCCTTGCCGGTGGGGACGCCCGGCGGCGATTCGGTCAAAGCCTACTACGTCGCTCGAGACACACCCCTGAAGCACGAGGCGGTCACGGCCGTCTTCTTCGATCGGGCGGTTGGGGTGCTCGGCCTGCTGCTCATGGCCGGCGTTATTGTCCTGGCCGACTGGGACAATCCGGCCTTCAGGGTGTGGGGGCGGGTCATCGGCTTCCTCCTGCTGGTCCTGGTGGTGAGCGTAGGTCTGTATGCGTCGGCTTCCGTACGCCGCGCACTCCAACTGTGGCGAGTGGTCGCGATTCTGCCTCTCAGCCGACACATTCACCGCGTGGACAAGGCGATCATGGCTTTCCGCCAAGACCTGGGACGGGTGGCCGTCTCGATGTGCTTAACCTTCGTTCTCCAAACGATTTCCATTGCAGCGTACTTCCTGGGAGGCTGGGCCCTGGGCGTGGTGGGCACCGATCCCTGGACGGCGTTTCCGGTGTATCTTGCCTATACCCCGATCTGTCTGCTCACCGGAGCGTTGCCGATCGGCGTGATGGAACTGACTTTCCAGGAGCTGTTCGCCGGGGCCGCAGGGCTGGGCAGTCCCGAGGCGGCGCTGTCCCTCTCATTCTTCGGGCGACTGATCCAGCTGATCTGGGCAGTCCCGGGAGGTCTGGTGGTGCTCCGCTCTCGGGCCGACCTGAAAAACGCCGGTCTGGACGCGGCCGAATAGGTCCAACCGCCCACCGCTCCTATACTCCGGTGGCGGCCGGTTTGCAGCGGCCGGCTAATAAGTTATCCTAATGTTGGTTTTTGGTATTCGCATTGCGTGTGACCTTCAGATGGAATCCGTAGGGGACGGCGCGGAAGTCCGCCGCGGGATACGTGGTCTCGTGAGCAGTCGCCCGCTGCCCTGCAGCAGACAAGGGAGGGCGCTTCGGCGACCACCGCGATCCCCCACGCACCCGGTCGTCAGCGTCAGACAACCGTGACGAGACTGGACACCCAAATCGAGCAGGCCGCTGCGGCCAAGAACCTGGAAGACCTCAAGAGTGCGATCGTCCGCTTCGCCGGCGATTCCGGCGACGGCATGCAGGTGGTCGGAACCCAGTTCACCAACGCGACCGCATTGGTGGGCAACGATCTGGCCACCCTGCCGGACTTTCCCGCCGAGATCCGTGCTCCGGCCGGGAGTCTCGCCGGGGTCTCCGGCTTCCAGATCAACTTCGCCAGCACCGAGATATTCACGCCCGGAGATACCGTCCAGACCCTGGTGGCGATGAACCCGGCAGCCCTCAAAGTCAACCTCGGCGATCTCGAGCGGGGCGGCCATCTCATCGTCAACTCCGACGCGTTCACGCCCCAGACCATCAAACAGGCAGGTTACGAGAAAGACCCGCTTGAGGGCGACGAGTTGGCCGGCTACCACCTGCACAAGGTGCCCATGACCCGGCTGACGCTGGACTGCGTCAAGGACGTGGGGCTCAAGCACAAAGATGCGGAACGCTGCAAGAACATCTTCGCCCTGGGACTGACCTATTGGTTGTATGAGCGTCCCCTGGCCCCAACCCTCCGGTGGCTTCAGGAGAAGTTCGGCAAGGACGAGAAGCTTCGCCAGGCCAACGAGTTGGCTCTTCGGGCGGGCTTCAACTATGGCAACACCACCGAGCTCTTTCAGGTTCACTATCGAATTCCCCCCGCCAGGCAGGAACCAGGCGTCTACCGCAAGATCAGGGGAAACGACGCGACCGCCTACGGTCTGGTCGCCGCCGCGTGGCAGGCCGGCAAGCGGCTCTTCTACACCGGCTACCCGATTACTCCGGCCAGCGACATCCTCCACGAACTGGTCAAGCACAAGAACTTCCAGGTGAAGGTGTTCCAGGCTGAGGACGAGATTGCCGCGATGTGTGCGGCGATCGGGGCGGCGTATGGGGGGGCCATGGCCGCCACCGGCACGAGCGGGCCGGGCATGGCCCTCAAAAGCGAGGCTCTTGGCCTCGCGGTCATGCTCGAGTTGCCGGTCGTGATCATCAATGTCCAGCGGGCCGGGCCGAGCACCGGTTTGCCCACCAAGACCGAGCAGGCCGACCTGCTCCAGGCTGTCGGCGGGCGCCACGGCGAGTGCCCGCTGCCCATTCTCGCCGCCCAGTCACCCTCGGACTGCTTCTGGACAGCGTTTGAGGCGTTCCAGATCGCGGTCAGATACATGACTCCCGTGATCATGCTCAGCGATGGCTACCTGGCCAATGGATCGGAGCCGTGGCGTGTGCCCCGGGTCGAGGATCTGCCCAGGATTCCCGTGGTCCACGCCACCGATCCCGAGGGCTTCAATCCTTACTCGCGCAACGCGGAGCTCGCCCGTCCGTGGGCGCTGCCCGGGACCCGGGGGCTGGCCCATCGGGTCGGCGGATTGGAGAAGGAAGACCTCACCGGTCGTGTGTCCTACGACCCGGTGAATCATGAGCGCATGTGCCGGTTCAGGGCGGCCAAGATCGCCAAGGTGGCCGAGAGCATTCCGGATCAGGCCATCTACGGCGACGATCACGGCGACCTCGTCCTGGTCAGCTGGGGCGGCACCTTTGGCTCGGTTCGGACCGCCGTCGAGCGGGCCAGAGAGGCCGGCCTGAGCGTCTCCCACATTCACGTCCGCCACCTGAACCCCATGCCCCGCAATCTCGGCACGCTTCTCCGGGGGTTCCGAAAGATCCTTGTTCCTGAGCTCAATATGGGCCAGTTGAACATGCTTCTTCGCGCCACCTACCTGGTTGACGCCGTCGGGATCGACAAGATGCAGGGCCGGCCCTTTACCGTGGCCGAGCTGGTGCTCAGGATTCAGCAGACCCTCAAGGGGGATCATTGACATGTCCGATACCGCGACCTTGCCGGTGGTTAATCTGCAGCCCAAGGACTACGGAAGCAGCCAGGAAATCCGCTGGTGCCCAGGCTGTGGCGACTACTCCATCCTGGCCCAGATCAAGAAGGCGTTCAGCAATCTGGGCAAGGACCCAGACAACGTGGTGTTCGTCTCCGGGATCGGCTGCTCCAGCCGGTTGCCGTACTACATGAACACCTACGGGATCCACGGCATCCATGGACGGGCCCCGGCCCTGGCAACGGGTCTGCGGCTGGCCCGCCCGGATCTCGAGATCTGGGTGATCACCGGTGACGGTGACGGCCTGTCCATCGGCGGCAATCATTTGCTCCACTCGATCCGCCGCAATCTCAACATCAAGATCCTCATGTTCAACAACCGAATCTACGGCCTGACCAAGGGGCAGGTGTCGCCGACCTCGGAACGAAACAAGAGGACCGTGTCGACGCCGTTCGGCTCCGTCGGAGCCAGCATCAATCCCTGCTCCTTCGCCATCGGCGCGGAGGCCACCTTCGTCGCCCGCACCGTGGATATGTATCCCGCCCATCTCCAGTACACTCTCGAACGGGCGTCCAAGCACCACGGAATGGCTTTTGTCGAGATCTATCAGAACTGCAACATCTTCAACAACGAGGCGTTCAATCACGCCACCGACCGCGAGACGCGCGACGACAACATCGTCGAGCTCGAGCACGGCAAGGCTCTGATCTTCGGGAAGAACAAGGACAAGGGCGTTCGCCTTCGCCGCGACTACCGGCCGGAAGTTGTCAAACTGGGCGATGACGGAGCCAGCATCTATGACCTCCTGATTCATGACGAGAAAGCTACCTCGCCGGCCCTGGCGTTCCTCCTCAGCCGCCTGCGCTACCCGGACTACCCCGAGCCCATCGGAGTCTTCCGGGATATCGAGCAGGCGGTCTACAACGAGCTGATCGAGGAGCAGATCCAGCGGCTGACCAAGGAGAAGGGCGAGCCCGATCTCCAGAAGTTGCTCAACGGCCCGGAAACCTGGGAAATGAAAGCGAATTGAAGAGCCGGCCGGCCCCCGACTCCTCGCCGAGTACCTTTGTTTCCCTATGCTCCATTCCGGGCTCGGCATACAATCCCCCTTTTTCAGGGGATGCTGCGATGAGAACGGTCCTCTTGCGGCGCGTGATCGCCTCGTGTCCTCTCTTGATCTGGATGCTGATTCCCGTCACCAGCCATGCCGAGCCGCCCAGGACGCGCGTGCCCTACATCCACAGCACCGACTTGCTGCATCCGCACGAAGATCCGGACGATCATTTTGACCTGGCCACAGCCTATGCCCTTGAGGAACTCGACATCAGGGCGATCCTGCTCGATCTGGGTGACCGGCAGAAACTGCGCTCCGGCCGCCTGCCTGTAGAGCAGCTCAACAAGCTCACCGGGCGCCGTGTGCCTTCTGCCGCCGGCCTGAGCGTTGCCCTCAAGTCCCCTGACGACAAGGGACTTGATCAGCCGAAAGAGGATCAGGGCGCCATCGAGTTGTTGCTCAAGGTGCTCCGCGAGTCGTCCGAGCCGGTCATCCTCAATACCCTCGGCAGCGAGCGCGACGTCTGCGCGGCGTTCAACCGCGAGCCGGAGCTGCTGCGCAAGAAGATCTCCCGCCTGTACGTGAACGCCGGCGGCCTCAAGGGAGATGAACGCGAGTGGAACGTGCGACTCGACCCCCTCTCGTACGTCGGGTTGATGCGCTCCGGCCTGCCCATCTCCTGGTGTCCGTGTCAGCCGACGAACGTGAACCTGAGCACCCACTGGGTCTTCAAGCACAAGGATGTCCTGGAGAGCATGCCCGCCGGCCTGCTCAACTTCTTCATCTACGCCCTGCAACGTGTGCCGCCCGGCGAGATCGACCCGATGGCCGCGTTGGCCATGGATCTCCGCCCTTGGCGCCACATCCTGATGGAGCAGGACCGGAACATGTGGAGCACGGCCTCGATCCTGGACGCGGCCGGGCGCTCCATCTACCGCGTCGGTGACCGGTGGGTGGCCGCCCGCTCGGCGCCGGCTGGCGGCCAGCTGGCGGAGGTCTTCAGGTTCATTCCCGTTCGCGTCGAAATCGACAACCGGGCCGTGACCCGATGGAAGGAGGCCCCCGGCGACCCCACGATGCGAGTGTACCAGGTTGCCGATGCCAAGAACCATCAGGCGGCGATGGCGAGTTGCCTGCGGCAGGTCCTCGAAAACTTCCCCGTGGTGACCGGGCTTCAGTGACGTTATCATGGCGTTGCGGCAAGGGGAGCGTCAGGAGTCTGATACATGCGCGTGGTTTTCTTCGGGGCTGGTGACTTCGCCGTGCCAAGCCTGCGCTGGCTGGGCAACAGCCCGCACGAGGTCGTGCTGGTCGTGACTCAGCCTGACCGGCCGGCCGGTCGGGGTAAGCAGCTCCTCCCTACACCTGTGGCCGCACGGGCGGCCCAGGACGGCATGCATCTCGTCCGTTGTGAGGACGTCAACACGACCGAGTGCGTCGAGAGCCTCCGCCGTCTCAGACCCGATCTCGGCGTCGTGATCGACTTCGGCCAGAAACTCCGGGCCGAGGTCCGCTCCGTTTTTCCGAGCGCGTGCATCAATCTGCATGGGTCACTGTTGCCCAAGTACCGCGGGGCGGCCCCGGTGGCGCACGCCATCCTGTCCGGTGAGCGGAAGACGGGGGTCAGTGTTTTCCGCCTGGTCGATCGAATGGATGCCGGACCAGTCCTGGTGCAGCGGGAGACGGCCATCGGTCCCTACGAGACTCAGGAGGAGTTGCACGGGCGGTTGGCGGCCATAGGTTGCGACGCGATGGACGCCGCGTTCAAGCTGTTCTCCGGCGATCGTCTGCCGGAGGGCAAGCCGCAGGACGAAGCCCAGGCGACCCGGGCCCCGAAGCTCTCGAAGGCCGACGGTTTGCTGCGGTTCCATGAGCCCGCCGAGTCGATCGCTCGCCGTTGCCGGGCATTGTGGCCCTGGCCCGGGGCTCGCTGCCAGTACGTCGGCTCGGAGGGGCGGCCGGTCGAGGTGACCCTGATCTCCGCGACGGCGACGCCGGTGCCCGTCGATGCTCCCCCGGGGACGGTCACGCCCATTCTGACCGTGGCTACCGGCTCCGGGACGCTCGAGATTCACAGTCTCCAGCCGGCCGGCAAACGCCCCATGGGCTGGCAGGATTTCGTCAACGGCCGCCACGTTCAAGCCGGTTGCCGGTTCGTCTCGCTGGGGGCCTAATGCAGATCATCGTCTTTGTCGCCTTCGCCATCGCCCTGAGCGTTCCACTGAATGGACCTCCGTGGCAGACGGTAGCCAGGCCGGAAGTGATCTGGGCGACAGTCGCAGCGCAGGTGCTTCTTCCAGCCCTGGTCGCCTGGCTCTACGTCCGGCTGGTCCTCCACCGCCTGGAGGTAAACCCTGCCTGGCTGCCCGACGCCCAGGAACGTCTGTCGCAGGGCGGAACGGCAATTCGCGGCGTTCTGGTCGCGGAGCTGTGTTTCCTGCTCTATGGTACCGGCTGGGGGCCGCTGGTTCGTAGCTGGCCGGTGGTCGGATCGCTCTACGGGCTCGACGAGCTTGTTCTGCTGGCCCCGTTCTTCCTGGGTGTTGTCCTGTCGTGGTTTGTCCTCTACCCGGCCGATCGGGCGGTGCGCGAAGTGGCCATGGATCGGCGCCTCCTGGCGTCGGTGCCCATGCGACCGGTGTGGAATCGACGAGCATTCCTTTCCTTCATGATCCGGCAGAACGTGCTGATCATCCTCATCCCGATGCTGCCGATCCTGATCGCGAACGATTTTGTCGCTGAACGTGCGGATTGGGTTCGGCGGTTCACCCGCGTGGCCTGGGGTGACCAGGCGCTGCTCGTGCTGATTGCCGGGGTTGTGTTTCTGTTCGCTCCCGTCGCTCTCCGCCATATCTGGCACACCCGGCCGTTGCCCGCTGGCGACCTGCGAGAACGGCTCGAGGCGATGTCGCTCCGGGCCGGATTTCGCTCTCGCGAGATCCTGATTTGGGAGAGCGACGGCATGGTGGTTAACGCGGCAGTGATGGGAATTGTCCGCCCGCTCCGGTACGTCCTGCTTTCCGACGGTCTGATCGAGATGATGGAGGACCGCAAGATCGAGGCGGTGTTCGGCCATGAGGTCGGTCACGTCAGGCATCACCACATGCTGTTCTACCTGCTTTTCACCATGGCGAGCATGCTGGCCGTCGGCGGGGTGATCCATCTTGCCGTGCAGATCTGGCCCCAGCTGCTCCATAACCGGTCAGGATTGCAGGACTACTTCCAGGTGGTCGCCATGGCGATGATCATCCTGATCTGGGTCCTGGGCTTCGGTATCGTCTCTCGACGTTTCGAGTGGCAGTCCGACTTGTTCGGCGCACGCAGCATCACGCCGCCGGCCGAGGAGTGCGATCAACCGTGCCTGTTCCACGGCACGGCCATACGCAGCGGTCCCGATCCTGATCCGCCGGCGTTGACTGCCCTGGCCGTCTGTGCCACCGGTGTTGAGGTGTTCGCCAAGACCCTCGAGAGCATCGCCAATCTCAACGGGATCCCGGTTGACGCCCGCAGTTGGCGACACTCGAGCATCAGCAACCGTGTCAGCCGCCTGCGCTCCTACGCGAACGACCCGACGCAGGTGAGACGGCTGAACCGGAATGTCCTGGCGATCAAGATCCTGCTCTTCTTCGGCACCCTGATCGGACTGGCGATCGGCGTCTACCTCTACTGGCTACAGGCTCGCTGATCCAGGCCAAAGAACCTCTCCGCGTTCGCCGTACTTGCCGCGGCCAGGTCGTCGAGTTCCATGCCCATGAGTTCGGCCGCGAATCGGACGGTGTGAAGCAGGTTCCTGGGCTCGTTGGGCTTCATGCCGCGCACCGGCTCGGGGGACAGGTAGGGCGAGTCGGTCTCGAACATGAGCTGATCGACGGGCGTCTCAACGCAGACCCGGCGCGAGACGTCGGCCTTCTTGAAGGTGATGACGCCGGTGAAGGACGTCCACCATCCGTGCGATCGGAGCTCGACGGCCTGTTCCGGCGTGCCGCTAAAGCAGTGGAACACGACCCGCCGGCCGGCATATCCCTGGTCCAGCAGGATGCGTACCACATCGCCGTGAGCCTCGCGGGAGTGAATGATGATGGGGAGTCCGGTGGTTCGGGCCAGCTCGAGC
This portion of the Phycisphaerae bacterium genome encodes:
- a CDS encoding M48 family metalloprotease → MQIIVFVAFAIALSVPLNGPPWQTVARPEVIWATVAAQVLLPALVAWLYVRLVLHRLEVNPAWLPDAQERLSQGGTAIRGVLVAELCFLLYGTGWGPLVRSWPVVGSLYGLDELVLLAPFFLGVVLSWFVLYPADRAVREVAMDRRLLASVPMRPVWNRRAFLSFMIRQNVLIILIPMLPILIANDFVAERADWVRRFTRVAWGDQALLVLIAGVVFLFAPVALRHIWHTRPLPAGDLRERLEAMSLRAGFRSREILIWESDGMVVNAAVMGIVRPLRYVLLSDGLIEMMEDRKIEAVFGHEVGHVRHHHMLFYLLFTMASMLAVGGVIHLAVQIWPQLLHNRSGLQDYFQVVAMAMIILIWVLGFGIVSRRFEWQSDLFGARSITPPAEECDQPCLFHGTAIRSGPDPDPPALTALAVCATGVEVFAKTLESIANLNGIPVDARSWRHSSISNRVSRLRSYANDPTQVRRLNRNVLAIKILLFFGTLIGLAIGVYLYWLQAR
- a CDS encoding flippase-like domain-containing protein — encoded protein: MEAESRLRLSAVLRYAVCAAALAWLYHKTDWGQFKQVLVSADWRLALLAMLVFGPAVLLISVRLKVLLAVQQVHLSVWQAVKVTFAGNFVISALPVGTPGGDSVKAYYVARDTPLKHEAVTAVFFDRAVGVLGLLLMAGVIVLADWDNPAFRVWGRVIGFLLLVLVVSVGLYASASVRRALQLWRVVAILPLSRHIHRVDKAIMAFRQDLGRVAVSMCLTFVLQTISIAAYFLGGWALGVVGTDPWTAFPVYLAYTPICLLTGALPIGVMELTFQELFAGAAGLGSPEAALSLSFFGRLIQLIWAVPGGLVVLRSRADLKNAGLDAAE
- a CDS encoding nucleoside hydrolase, with product MRTVLLRRVIASCPLLIWMLIPVTSHAEPPRTRVPYIHSTDLLHPHEDPDDHFDLATAYALEELDIRAILLDLGDRQKLRSGRLPVEQLNKLTGRRVPSAAGLSVALKSPDDKGLDQPKEDQGAIELLLKVLRESSEPVILNTLGSERDVCAAFNREPELLRKKISRLYVNAGGLKGDEREWNVRLDPLSYVGLMRSGLPISWCPCQPTNVNLSTHWVFKHKDVLESMPAGLLNFFIYALQRVPPGEIDPMAALAMDLRPWRHILMEQDRNMWSTASILDAAGRSIYRVGDRWVAARSAPAGGQLAEVFRFIPVRVEIDNRAVTRWKEAPGDPTMRVYQVADAKNHQAAMASCLRQVLENFPVVTGLQ
- a CDS encoding TatD family hydrolase, whose protein sequence is MELFDTHCHLTFADLAARTGEVVARAIAAGVTRFITVAGGSQEACTAIGLHQKHTHLWVAAGIHPHEAAKADWEELARLAALWKERPEIVAAGEIGLDYHYGFSPCDVQRSVFMRQLELARTTGLPIIIHSREAHGDVVRILLDQGYAGRRVVFHCFSGTPEQAVELRSHGWWTSFTGVITFKKADVSRRVCVETPVDQLMFETDSPYLSPEPVRGMKPNEPRNLLHTVRFAAELMGMELDDLAAASTANAERFFGLDQRACSQ
- the fmt gene encoding methionyl-tRNA formyltransferase; protein product: MRVVFFGAGDFAVPSLRWLGNSPHEVVLVVTQPDRPAGRGKQLLPTPVAARAAQDGMHLVRCEDVNTTECVESLRRLRPDLGVVIDFGQKLRAEVRSVFPSACINLHGSLLPKYRGAAPVAHAILSGERKTGVSVFRLVDRMDAGPVLVQRETAIGPYETQEELHGRLAAIGCDAMDAAFKLFSGDRLPEGKPQDEAQATRAPKLSKADGLLRFHEPAESIARRCRALWPWPGARCQYVGSEGRPVEVTLISATATPVPVDAPPGTVTPILTVATGSGTLEIHSLQPAGKRPMGWQDFVNGRHVQAGCRFVSLGA
- a CDS encoding 2-oxoacid:acceptor oxidoreductase subunit alpha — its product is MQVVGTQFTNATALVGNDLATLPDFPAEIRAPAGSLAGVSGFQINFASTEIFTPGDTVQTLVAMNPAALKVNLGDLERGGHLIVNSDAFTPQTIKQAGYEKDPLEGDELAGYHLHKVPMTRLTLDCVKDVGLKHKDAERCKNIFALGLTYWLYERPLAPTLRWLQEKFGKDEKLRQANELALRAGFNYGNTTELFQVHYRIPPARQEPGVYRKIRGNDATAYGLVAAAWQAGKRLFYTGYPITPASDILHELVKHKNFQVKVFQAEDEIAAMCAAIGAAYGGAMAATGTSGPGMALKSEALGLAVMLELPVVIINVQRAGPSTGLPTKTEQADLLQAVGGRHGECPLPILAAQSPSDCFWTAFEAFQIAVRYMTPVIMLSDGYLANGSEPWRVPRVEDLPRIPVVHATDPEGFNPYSRNAELARPWALPGTRGLAHRVGGLEKEDLTGRVSYDPVNHERMCRFRAAKIAKVAESIPDQAIYGDDHGDLVLVSWGGTFGSVRTAVERAREAGLSVSHIHVRHLNPMPRNLGTLLRGFRKILVPELNMGQLNMLLRATYLVDAVGIDKMQGRPFTVAELVLRIQQTLKGDH
- a CDS encoding 2-oxoacid:ferredoxin oxidoreductase subunit beta, with translation MSDTATLPVVNLQPKDYGSSQEIRWCPGCGDYSILAQIKKAFSNLGKDPDNVVFVSGIGCSSRLPYYMNTYGIHGIHGRAPALATGLRLARPDLEIWVITGDGDGLSIGGNHLLHSIRRNLNIKILMFNNRIYGLTKGQVSPTSERNKRTVSTPFGSVGASINPCSFAIGAEATFVARTVDMYPAHLQYTLERASKHHGMAFVEIYQNCNIFNNEAFNHATDRETRDDNIVELEHGKALIFGKNKDKGVRLRRDYRPEVVKLGDDGASIYDLLIHDEKATSPALAFLLSRLRYPDYPEPIGVFRDIEQAVYNELIEEQIQRLTKEKGEPDLQKLLNGPETWEMKAN